The stretch of DNA TTTGCCGATATTCCGCTCGACAAAGTTACCACGTCGATGACCGTCAACTGCACGGCGAGCATCGTCTTAGCGATGTATTTTGCTATGGCGCAGAAGCGCGGTATTCCCCTAGAGAAAGTCGGCGGCACGATTCAGAACGATATGCTCAAGGAGTACATCGCACAAAAAGAGTGGATCTGCCCGCCGGAACCTGCCGTGCGCATCGTCACTGATATGATCGAGTTCTGCTCGAAGAGCGCGCCACGCTGGCATGCCGTATCGATCTCCGGCTACCACATTCGTGAAGCCGGATCGACTGCCGTGCAAGAACTGGCGTTTACGTTGGCTGATGGTATTGGCTACGTGCAAGCGGCGGTGGATCGTGGTCTCAATGTTGACGACTTCGCGCCACGTCTCTCCTTCTTCTTCAATCTCCATAACGACTTCTTAGAAGAGATCGCCAAGTTGCGCGCTGCCCGTCGCATCTGGGCGAAGGTGATGAAAGAGCGCTTTGGTGCAAAGAATCCGAAGTCGATGCTGCTCCGCACCCATGCGCAGACCTCTGGCGCGAGCCTCACTGCGCAGCAGCCGTTTAATAATGTGGTTCGTGTGGCCGTGCAAGCGCTCGCTGGCGTCCTTGGTGGCGTACAATCGCTGCATACCAACTCAATGGATGAAACGTTGGCGTTGCCGACTGAAAACGCCGTGATGGTGGCGTTGCGCACGCAGCAGATCATTGCTGAAGAGAGCGGAGTCACCAACACGATCGATCCATTCGGTGGTAGCTGGGCGATGGAGGCGTTGACCGACAAGATGGAAAAAGAGGCGATGACCTACATCAATCGCATTGACGAGCTTGGTGGCATCGTACGCGCCATTGATATTGGCTATCCGCAGAAAGAAATTGCCGATGCAGCCTATCGCTATCAGCAACAGCTCGATGCTGGTGAAAAGGTCATCGTTGGCGTCAACAAATACTCTGTTCCTGAAGAGCGACCAATCGACATCCTCAAGATTGACCATTCGGTTGAGAGTAACCAGGTCGAACGGGTACGCAAAATCAAGCGCACACGTGATGCTGGTGCTGTGCGCGAACATCTCGGACGTGTGCATGCTGCCTGTCGCAATGGATCAAACCTGATGCCGGTGCTGATCGACGCGGTAAAAGAGCATTGCACTCTTGGTGAGATTTCTGACATCTATCGCGATGTGTTTGGTGTCTATCGCGACCCGGCGTGGCTGTAAAATTAGCGATCAGCGATCAGCTTTTAGCTTTCAGCTTGTACGTGCTTTCTGAGGTTGTGTTCTTGACTGCATTCTGGCTGATAGCTGATAGCTGAATGCTTTTTCCGGAGGAAACCCGTGGCAGACGAAAAGGTATTACGTATTTTGGTAGCAAAGGCCGGACTCGACGGCCATGATCGTGGCGCGAAGATTATCGCCCGTGCGTTGCGCGATGCAGGCTTTGAAGTGATTTACACTGGATTGCACCAAACTCCAGATATGATCGCTGAAGCGGCGGTGCAAGAAGACGTCGATGCAATCGGACTCAGCATTCTGTCTGGTGCGCATATGACGCTGTTTCCGGCGGTGATCAATGCACTCAAAACGCGTGGCGCTGAAGATGTCGCTGTGTTTGGTGGTGGCATCGTTCCGCAAGACGATATCGCACCCCTTAAGCAAGCGGGTGTGATGGAGATCTTCACACCGGGAGTGAGCACGCAGGCAATTGTCGATTGGATTCGCACCAATGTGCATCCACGCGAAGGGGTGGTCTGAAGCGCCAATGAAGAGTGAAGAATTGAGAATGAAGAATGAAAAAAGAGAGTCCGGCGTTCGATTAGCACCACTCTCTATGAATCGCGAAGACCAATGCTGCGCTGCATTCGTTAGGCGAATGCATGTACGGGCGACCAAGTAGATCGTATCTATGTTCTTCGAATTGATGGAGCATATACATCGGTACGCCGAACCACAGCAACCATTGTGGATTATGCTAACGATCATGCCTGGGGATGTTAGGGGCTCGCCGAGGGAAGATACTCAACACGAGTAAGAGGGTCGTGTCCATGAACAGGACGAGAAACGGCCATAGGTATCGGCGCATTTGTCATTGTACTATTTGTGAGAGAAGGAACGTCTTGGGGTCGTCCCAACTACACGATAACGCGCAGATTGATAATGGTGTAGTTTGGATTTGGCTTGTAGGGGCGCTCCTATGTGAGTGCTCTTTCCAGGTGCGGCCACGCAGAACCGCTCCTACAAAAATGTGGATAAACAATCAATTACATCCCGCTCTACGGTGCAGAGAGCTGCCAGGTGCCGATCTCTTGCCAGGGATTGCCTTTCTTCGCGTTTACACGGCCTGACGATTCAATCTGTGCTTCGAGTTCTACTGGAGCGGTAGCATCGAAGAAGTGCTTGCCATCTTCGTGTAAGAAGAAATCCTGCGATGGTGATGGTGTAAATCCTGAACTAAAGCGTGACGCTCTATTCTTTGCGTCATAATACAAGCGCAGGCCGCTGGCGCTATTGCGATTCCCATTCGGTCCTTCGCACAGAGTCCCATTCTTTGTTGTCCCGATTCGCGTTAATACTTTGAGTGAGAGCTCTCCAGATGATGAGCCCGGAGGCGTTGTGGTGAGTGGGTGCATGAGCACTGTGACCTCTTTTGCTTGTTCAGGGGCTTTCACGATTCCTGCAATACAAAAGACGTCCCCAGACGCTACCTTCGTGTTGTTACGATAGAGTTCTGCTCGTAAGTCAAAAAGAGTTCCTTCATTATCGGTTTTTTTCAACCCTACCCAGAAAGTGGCAAAGCCACCACCTGAAAGCAGAGTTCCGTTGCGTACTGTTTGTAAGGCATCAAGGGCGCCAAAACCGAAAGCTGAGTCAAAGCCAGGGGCGCCGAAATCGACTGCAGTGCGACGGAGAATGTCAGTAATTTGGGAGTTCTTAAGCACTCCTGGACCTCCCGTTGCCTGAGTGAGCAGAGCTGCAACTGCAGCAGCATGAGGGGCAGCAGCTGAGGTGCCGAAAAAGGGACTGAAGTCATCAAGCGAGGTCATTACCCCGTCAGCTGCAGCAACATCGGGTTTACTGATTGTCGCGCGGGTGGGAAAGAACCATTCGCATGGTCCTTGAGAACTAAAGCTTTCGAGGCCTGCGGTACTATAGTTATTGGCATCGACCGCCGCAACGGCAAGAACATCTGGGAGACAAGGGTGCCCAAAAATAGTGCCACGTGATGGTTGCGATTCGAGAAGTGTAATCGGGGCATTAAACTTTAAGGAAAGAGGCACTACTGCACCTGCATTTTTTGCGATAACCACACTCAGGCTGACCGTATTGAAGGAGTTATTCTGAAGATTAATTTGCTCGATTGGGGGAGCATTACCGCCAATTTGCCTATCCGTACTTGTGCAGGTTCCGCTAAGAACTAGGCTGCCATCATCTCCCGTCAATGTACAGGCATCCGTCGTGCCGTCTTCGTTCATGACGAATAGATCGTAGTCAGCCGTATTCGCGGACCCATCAAATGGGTTTGGCCACTGCAGAAAAACTGAGAATGACTGAAACGGCAAAACCTGAAAAGCGAGCGTAGAGTCTCCACCACCAAAATCATGACGAAGCAGTAAAGAATTGCCATTCTGAGAAGAGATTGGGGTAAAAACTCCATTGTACTGGGTCTGGGCATTATTGCCGGCTGCGGTGATGTAGGTCGCACCTTTGTTGGTTGCTTCCTGTACTGCCTGCGCGACTGGCCCTGGCTCAAAGACAGGTTCGTTAAAATACTCGACATCGTCGACGATGATTGTTGCCCCAGCCTGCGTGAGTGCTTGTATAGCAGCGATCATATCGAGGCTGCTCGGCAAGCCCGTATGGAATAATAAATCGGCGCCAGGAGCGAGATCATAGATAATTTCCGACATTGCACGCCCTTCGTCATTCCCATTGCCTGCCTGGCTATTCACTATTTGCAAGTCTGCCGGTAGATCACCTTTGGTGACGGCATCGGCGAGGGTGGTCAAGCTGTCGGAAATTACTCCGACCCGTATCCCCTGACCATCCACTCCCAGTTGCGAACGAACCAGATTGGCTCGCATTGCAGTGTCCCCTTCAGAGTTCACGCTTCCTTTACTAGAGGAACCGTAGGAAGGGAGGGAGATCCACCGGACACAGGGAAGTGCAGCGATGGTTTCCAGCGTCACTATTGGTAATGTCACATAGAGAGTTCCACTGTGCTCGTGCACCTGCAGGATACGGACACCGCGCTCCTCAAGAATTTGCTGAGCGGCTGATACTGGCAGGTACGTGTAAATATAGACCTCAATATGCCCCTCTGGAGAGAGATGGATAGATGGTGGTACCAAGGTACTTGCCTTACGCGCCCCGTGTTGAGCAGCAATTTCCATCACTGCGCGCAACGAAGAAGCGATACGGTCCGGAAAGGGGGCTTCCTCGCGTGTCGCCTGACTGTGGTCGTGCTGATCTTGGGCTACTGCCTTAAGGAGTTGGTGGTCAAGTGCTAAAAGTTGTACTGTTACCCCTAACATCACGGAGATAAACCAGTTCTGGACGTCGAGAGTCTTGTGCATTTTCAGGATCCCCTTCTTACTCACTCACTGGGAAGGTTTCTCATTGACAAATATACCCTTATTGTAATAAATAAATCTATATTTTATGGGGAAATAGATTAATCCCAAAAGGCTATTTGAATCTCGTTTTTTATAGAAGGGGGTAGAATCATGGCTGATGACCGCAAGGAAGGGCAGGATCAAATCGATCGGCGCGGATTTCTCCGCACCGCAGGAGCGACGACAGCTGGAACTATAGCGACAACGTTTGCTGTATCTGGTTTTGGTGCGGGTGCGGCTTACGCACAAGGAGGTCCGGGCCGGCTGCCGCTCAACACTCCCATTGGCAAATTGGGGTTTAATCAAGCAGAGTTTGCTTCTTTGACCCCGGCTGCTCAGAAACTCACAAAGGCTGAACTCTTTGCTTTACAAGAGTGGGGGCGCACACGACAAGGCAACCCACCAGATGGCCTCACTATTAAAGACATCAACTCGCTAGAGGTGGCTGGAAAGGCGATGCAAGAACGCCTTCACAAGCCTGGAGCAGCAGCTACAGAAGATGTGACTGCTTGCTGTTGCTGTTGTCCGTGCTGTTCCTGCACGGCGGCCTCTGTCGTACAACCCACCCGTCCGACCCTATAGTAACGTCGACACTCGGGAGCAGACGGCATCCTGAGAAAGATAAAGATCGGGTGCGGCCCCTTTGGAGCTGCGCCCATCTCGATGCAGGCATGTTGGTAAGGCGCGTGCATGAAAGTCCTTCTTATTTATCCGAAGTCACGGGTCGAGCTTATTG from Deltaproteobacteria bacterium encodes:
- a CDS encoding cobalamin B12-binding domain-containing protein, which encodes MADEKVLRILVAKAGLDGHDRGAKIIARALRDAGFEVIYTGLHQTPDMIAEAAVQEDVDAIGLSILSGAHMTLFPAVINALKTRGAEDVAVFGGGIVPQDDIAPLKQAGVMEIFTPGVSTQAIVDWIRTNVHPREGVV
- a CDS encoding methylmalonyl-CoA mutase, giving the protein MNKQEWLAKKYPKNEERMPRYSTISDMEIEPLYTPDDQSGRDDGREVGMPGDYPYTRGVYPSMYRGKFWTMRQFAGFGSPEDTNQRFKFLLAEGQTGLSTAFDMPVLMGYDADHARSLGEVGREGVSVSTLEDMERLFADIPLDKVTTSMTVNCTASIVLAMYFAMAQKRGIPLEKVGGTIQNDMLKEYIAQKEWICPPEPAVRIVTDMIEFCSKSAPRWHAVSISGYHIREAGSTAVQELAFTLADGIGYVQAAVDRGLNVDDFAPRLSFFFNLHNDFLEEIAKLRAARRIWAKVMKERFGAKNPKSMLLRTHAQTSGASLTAQQPFNNVVRVAVQALAGVLGGVQSLHTNSMDETLALPTENAVMVALRTQQIIAEESGVTNTIDPFGGSWAMEALTDKMEKEAMTYINRIDELGGIVRAIDIGYPQKEIADAAYRYQQQLDAGEKVIVGVNKYSVPEERPIDILKIDHSVESNQVERVRKIKRTRDAGAVREHLGRVHAACRNGSNLMPVLIDAVKEHCTLGEISDIYRDVFGVYRDPAWL